One Candida dubliniensis CD36 chromosome 1, complete sequence genomic region harbors:
- a CDS encoding pyridoxin biosynthesis protein, putative (Similar to S. cerevisiae SNZ1;~Similar to C. albicans SNZ99), whose protein sequence is MSDFKVKAGLAQMLKGGVIMDVVNADQAKIAEAAGACAVMALERIPAEMRKSNQVCRMSDPKMIKDIMETVKIPVMAKCRIGHFTESQILEALGVDYIDESEVLTPADTVYHIDKTKFKVPFVCGARNLGEALRRIHEGAAMIRCKGEAGTGDVSSAVDHIRTIKKDIEEASKLKSETEIVELARKLRVPTELLIKVIEAKKLPVVLFCAGGVSTPADAALLMQLGCDGVFVGSGIFKSKNPEKLAKAIVNATTHYNDPVKLLQYSTDLGELMGGIAIDSIKEDEKLEKRGW, encoded by the coding sequence ATGTCAGATTTCAAAGTAAAGGCCGGTTTAGCACAAATGCTTAAAGGCGGTGTTATAATGGATGTTGTTAATGCTGATCAAGCCAAAATCGCTGAGGCAGCTGGTGCTTGTGCTGTTATGGCATTAGAAAGAATTCCTGCTGAAATgagaaaatcaaatcaagtTTGTAGAATGTCTGATCCGAAAATGATTAAAGATATAATGGAGACAGTTAAAATCCCAGTTATGGCAAAATGTAGAATTGGTCATTTTACTGAAAGTCAAATTTTGGAAGCTTTAGGTGTAGATTACATTGATGAAAGTGAAGTTTTAACTCCGGCTGACACTGTATATCATATTGATAAAACCAAATTCAAAGTGCCATTTGTATGTGGAGCAAGAAACTTGGGTGAAGCATTGAGAAGAATTCATGAAGGAGCAGCCATGATTAGATGTAAAGGTGAAGCAGGTACTGGTGATGTTTCATCAGCAGTGGATCATATTAGAACTATtaaaaaagatattgaagaagcctcaaaattgaaaagtgAAACGGAAATTGTTGAACTTGCACGCAAATTAAGAGTCCCCActgaattattaattaaagtCATTGAAGCAAAGAAATTACCAgtggttttgttttgtgcTGGTGGTGTGTCAACTCCAGCTGATGCTGCATTATTGATGCAATTGGGTTGTGATGGTGTTTTTGTTGGATCTGGTATTTTCAAGTCAAAGAACCCAGAAAAATTGGCCAAGGCAATTGTCAACGCTACCACTCATTACAATGACCCAGTTAAACTTTTGCAATATTCAACTGATTTGGGTGAGTTGATGGGAGGAATtgcaattgattcaattaaagaGGATGAAAAGTTGGAAAAAAGAGGTTGGTGA
- a CDS encoding SNO-family glutamine amidotransferase, putative (Similar to S. cerevisiae SNO1;~Similar to C. albicans SNO1) — protein MTIERSVTIGVLALQGAFREHIAYFNHVIESNPDQYSEYDIRLKEVKTKQDLEQCDSLVIPGGESSSISYIAERTELLPHLYEFVSDKSKSIWGTCAGLIFLSKQLVNGIENQQILGALDIEVSRNAFGRQIDSFEQSLDFSSFIPGCTDFPTVFIRAPVVTKILIQRECLKEEVIRSNNSYQNPAPVKVLYSLKNYDGKDHELIVAVKQGHILGTSFHPELADDYRFHKWFLDEFVIKKLKQYTGRET, from the coding sequence ATGACCATAGAGAGATCAGTGACAATAGGTGTTTTGGCTTTACAAGGTGCATTCCGCGAACATATTGCATATTTTAATCATGTCATCGAATCAAACCCAGATCAATACTCGGAGTATGACATCAGGTTAAAGGAAGTGAAGACAAAACAAGATCTTGAGCAGTGTGACTCATTGGTTATTCCTGGGGGAGAAAGTAGTTCCATTTCTTACATTGCCGAGAGAACCGAATTATTACCACATCTATACGAATTTGTTTCCGacaaatccaaatcaatttgGGGGACTTGTGCTggattgatttttttgtcaAAACAGTTAGTCAATGGTATCgagaatcaacaaattttggGTGCATTAGATATAGAAGTCAGTAGAAATGCATTTGGTAGACAGattgattcatttgaaCAGTCGCTCGATTTCAGTTCATTTATACCTGGTTGCACAGATTTCCCGACCGTGTTTATTAGAGCACCGGTTGTGaccaaaatattgattcaaaGAGAATGTTTAAAGGAAGAGGTAATAAGATCTAACAATTCATATCAGAACCCGGCACCCGTCAAAGTATTGTATTCATTGAAAAACTATGATGGAAAAGATCACGAATTGATTGTGGCCGTTAAACAAGGTCATATTTTAGGCACTTCATTTCATCCAGAGCTAGCTGATGATTACAGATTTCACAAGTGGTttcttgatgaatttgtAATAAAGAAACTCAAACAATATACTGGTAGAGAAACATAA